One region of Primulina tabacum isolate GXHZ01 chromosome 1, ASM2559414v2, whole genome shotgun sequence genomic DNA includes:
- the LOC142539488 gene encoding 21 kDa protein-like yields the protein MIINAISFKYQTLNFVTKHQITRNQRKQNMARAKLVVSLAILTLILYVFSQHKAVDASAAPSIGNSFIRSSCGATTYPNLCISSLSAYASTIRKSPRQLVTTALSVSIDRAKSSKQHIQSLIKFHGLKRREYAALKDCLEEITEGVDRLAKSVQELKKMGRAGGPDYFRHMSNLQTWVSAALTDDSTCMDGFAGRAMDGRIKTSVRARMTNVAQVTSNALALCNQFSGKF from the coding sequence ATGATTATCAATGCAATTTCCTTTAAATATCAGACCTTAAATTTTGTCACAAAACATCAAATTACAAGAAATCAAAGGAAACAAAACATGGCTAGAGCTAAGCTTGTAGTATCCCTTGCAATTCTCACCCTGATCCTCTACGTTTTTAGCCAACACAAGGCGGTTGACGCCTCCGCCGCCCCGTCTATCGGCAACAGTTTCATTAGATCTTCATGCGGGGCGACGACATACCCCAATCTTTGCATCTCATCGCTCTCCGCCTATGCATCGACTATCCGAAAAAGCCCGCGACAATTAGTCACGACCGCATTGTCCGTGAGCATCGACCGGGCTAAATCCTCGAAGCAGCACATTCAAAGTCTCATTAAATTCCACGGGCTCAAGCGAAGAGAGTACGCGGCCCTGAAGGATTGCCTGGAAGAGATCACCGAAGGCGTGGATCGTCTGGCCAAGTCCGTTCAAGAGCTCAAGAAGATGGGCCGGGCCGGAGGACCCGACTACTTCCGGCACATGAGCAACCTGCAGACGTGGGTCAGCGCCGCCCTCACCGACGACAGCACGTGCATGGATGGGTTCGCGGGCCGGGCTATGGATGGGCGTATCAAGACTTCGGTCAGGGCCCGAATGACTAATGTGGCACAGGTTACTAGTAATGCATTGGCTTTGTGCAATCAGTTTTCTGGGAAATTTTAA